The window CTACATCCAGTagataaaaaagcttcaaccagacaaCGAAATACAGGAAATGTTACAACCGTTTTGACAAAAAGCTTCAACCCGCAGATGAAAAAGCTTCAAAACAGAGATTGAGAAAATCCTCCTCGACGACGACCATGGCGTCTCTCTGTGTTTTTGTTGCAACCGCAGAGTAAAAAGCTGCAACCCTTTGTGAAAAAAGCTTCAATTGGCACGGTGGAAAGCTTCAATCCGCGAGAAAAGCTTCAACATGCATAGAGAAAAGCTTCAACCGATGAgataaaaagcttcaacctgactcGCCAATGGCAGCGAGCGGCGACGTTGAGAGCTGCGTCGGCGACACGACAGTGCAGCGATGATGGCGGCTGCTAGGTGCTGCAACGACAGGGGGTGCCGGTGTACTTCAAGACGGCGCCATTTTTTGCTACGAGGGGGCGACGGGCTTTCTGCTGGACCGGGTGGCGAGTACGGATGctgcgacggcgacggggacggcgaccggcgacgacggggacggagaGCGCATCCAGCAGCATGGGACTAGGGGGAAAGGAGGTCCAGGCGAGGGGGcagtcgccggcggcagcagcggcTGGGGTGGGGGCGCGGTGAAGAAGAAGAAGTCAACACGGGTGAAGGAGGCACGAGAAATAGATCTGACGGCTCGAGCTTGCGGATCAGACGGCTGGGGCTTGACCGGCCCAacgattgggccggtgcgccgAGGCAGATCGTTGCCCAAAAAAAATGTTGGTCTGGAGATTGATTCTCACGTGACGAGTTGACGACACTGCGTGAtcagtttttttctttttgagaacTCGTGATCTGATAATGGGTATCCCACGATCATATACCGGATTAGTGGCACAACGGAAGTGCAGAACAGCGTCCCCTAGCCGGGTCACCCCACGAACCCAAGAAACCACATCCGAACCCAAATCTTCGCCTCTCCGTCGCCATGGCTCTCTCATCCCTCTtcgtctccctccccctccccatcccGAAGCCGCCATCCACCTCCAAATCAAACCGCTTCCTCCCTATCCgggcctctgccgccgccgccaccgcctccccatCTTTTGACCTGCGCCGCTACTGGACCTCGCTGATCTCGGAGGTCGAGGGCGAGCTCGATGCCGCGATGCCCATCCGCCCGCCGGAGAGCATCCACAACGCCATGCGCCACGCCGTCCTCCCGGGCGCCGGAAAGGAGGGCGCCGCCAAGCGCGCGCCCCCGGTTCTCTGCGTCGCCGCCTGCGAGCTCCTCGGCGCGCcgcgcgccgccgcgctccctaccGCCGCCGCGCTGGAGATGCTCCACGCGGCGTCCCTCGTGCACGACGACTTGCCGTGCTTTGACGCCGCGCCCACCCGCCGAGGTCGCCCGTCTACCCACGCGGCCTACGGCACGGACATGGCCGTCCTCGCAGGAGATGCGCTCTTCCCGCTGGCCTACACCCACGTCATCTCCCGCACCCCCTCCCCCGACCCCGTGTCGCACGCCGTCCTCCTCCGCGTTCTCGCAGAACTCGCGCGCACTGTGGGATCCACCGGCATGGCGGCCGGCCAGTTCCTCGACCTTGCCGGTGCCAGCGCCCTCGGCGAAGCCGAGGTCATGCAGGTCCTGACCAAGAAGTTCGGCGAGATGGCGGAGTGCTCAGCCGCCTGCGGGGCTATGCTAGGCGGTGCGGGGCCCGACGAGGAGGCCGCGTTGCGGCGATACGGCCGCACCATCGGCGTCCTGTACGAGCTCGTAGACGACATGCGGAGCG is drawn from Triticum dicoccoides isolate Atlit2015 ecotype Zavitan chromosome 6B, WEW_v2.0, whole genome shotgun sequence and contains these coding sequences:
- the LOC119323845 gene encoding heterodimeric geranylgeranyl pyrophosphate synthase small subunit, chloroplastic-like — translated: MALSSLFVSLPLPIPKPPSTSKSNRFLPIRASAAAATASPSFDLRRYWTSLISEVEGELDAAMPIRPPESIHNAMRHAVLPGAGKEGAAKRAPPVLCVAACELLGAPRAAALPTAAALEMLHAASLVHDDLPCFDAAPTRRGRPSTHAAYGTDMAVLAGDALFPLAYTHVISRTPSPDPVSHAVLLRVLAELARTVGSTGMAAGQFLDLAGASALGEAEVMQVLTKKFGEMAECSAACGAMLGGAGPDEEAALRRYGRTIGVLYELVDDMRSASGNGKMRSNASVLRSLGMDRALGIVEELKAQAKTEADRFGDKYGDRVLPLYSFVDYAVERGFELQDAATAKL